From Coffea arabica cultivar ET-39 chromosome 2e, Coffea Arabica ET-39 HiFi, whole genome shotgun sequence, the proteins below share one genomic window:
- the LOC113732429 gene encoding uncharacterized protein isoform X1, with amino-acid sequence MEPLLGFTEPPANDVVLDQSHSFKLVPWISWDEWDFVRISLFSSSPPSVASALQRITAWRSRGCLPVVVEVTASIVEIQQKDPFFRHDLPGEAVDSEEMLAMLYCMAIMRLVNGVIEKTRKKTEVSIAEAAGAIGIPRMLIDIRHEGSHRDLPSLHLVRLASMKALDWLKEYYWEPQKNAIPNQADVISNARVEIKHRLYELASCLRAKCGLRSGSSLVKGKRFKHLECLHGPNKFLSLMAMKHTNSKSSVSKKQVNKLLKNVRRLYSSFSGEVVDVLLELLLKAMDLSNMVELCENQETSHRSETTPTVFNAWKPVVIKLFKKEPELLWSLLKAVLIKIETKGGNNNEIDEHLSSAHIDESHQIEQLATLFEWLVRNLSAVKPLELKNSGAECEDFLIEKNHPKATIFELLHKCLVTCSHGNLQLRTSALFLARILGDRSLISKLEKLLQLTGPDLDVSEAFPSNDSVSENFLSHEQESIDFAARSLELIKLRRRKTENLMSTNNNEKNTRWVIVKSWNPCPIGMLPQSLGSAGRFPVLDCNFEAPEIPTLAIRKDQWDPNQCSKKREPHSVADDLDKMNVKKIRKTIEGCEIDDQENLTSEDIKGHMMIGGVWKKASEEELLAIASAVRILV; translated from the exons ATTACGGCTTGGCGGAGCAGGGGATGCCTGCCTGTAGTGGTTGAAGTCACTGCGTCAATTGTAGAAATTCAGCAGAAAGATCCTTTTTTTAG GCATGACTTACCTGGAGAAGCTGTGGACTCAGAGGAAATGCTGGCCATGTTGTATTGTATGGCAATCATGAG GCTTGTCAATGGTGTCATTGAGAAAACTCGCAAGAAGACAGAGGTCTCAATAGCAGAGGCTGCTGGTGCTATTGGTATTCCACGTATGCTCATAGATATTCGTCATG AGGGCTCTCATCGTGATCTCCCTTCTCTTCACCTGGTTCGTCTTGCCTCCATGAAG GCACTTGATTGGTTGAAAGAATATTACTGGGAACCTCAGAAGAATGCTATTCCAAATCAAGCAGACGTAATTAGCAATGCTAGAGTGGAAATTAAGCATAGGTTATATGAACTGGCATCTTGTTTGAGAGCAAAGTGCGGCTTGAGATCAGGCTCTTCACTAGTTAAAGGGAAAC GATTTAAGCATTTAGAATGTCTTCATGGGCCTAACAAATTTCTCTCTTTAATGGCCATGAAGCATACCAATTCTAAATCTTCTG TTTCTAAGAAACAGGTAAACAAGCTGTTAAAGAATGTTCGACGGTTATATTCTTCCTTCTCTGGAGAAGTAGTAGATGTTCTACTGGAACTCTTGCTGAAGGCAATGGATTTGTCAAACATGGTGGAGCTCTGTGAGAATCAAGAAACCAGTCATAGATCTGAGACTACACCAACTGTGTTCAATGCATGGAAACCTGTTGTCATAAAATTGTTCAAGAAGGAACCAGAACTGCTTTGGAGTCTTCTGAAGGCTGTGCTTATAAAGATTGAGACCAAGGGAGGCAACAACAATGAAATAG ATGAGCACCTCTCCTCAGCCCATATTGATGAGTCTCACCAAATTGAACAACTTGCTACTCTATTTGAGTGGCTTGTCAGAAATCTTAGTGCAGTGAAGCCTTTGGAGCTCAAAAATTCTGGTGCCGAATGCGAAGATTTTCTTATAGAGAAGAATCATCCTAAAGCAACTATTTTTGAGCTTCTACATAAATGTCTTGTCACCTGCTCTCATGGCAACCTTCAGCTGAGGACTTCTGCTCTTTTTCTTGCCCGTATCCTGGGAGATAGATCTTTGATTTCTAAACTTGAGAAACTTTTACAGCTGACTGGACCGGATCTGGATGTTAGTGAAGCTTTCCCTTCCAATGATAGTGTCTCTGAGAACTTCCTTTCCCATGAACAAGAATCTATTGATTTTGCTGCCAGAAGCCTCGAGTTAATCAAACTTCGTCGGAGGAAGACTGAGAATTTGATGTCAACAAACAAcaatgagaaaaatacaagatgGGTGATCGTAAAATCTTGGAATCCATGTCCCATTGGTATGTTGCCTCAGTCCCTTGGTTCTGCTGGCCGATTTCCAGTTCTTGACTGCAACTTTGAAGCTCCTGAAATCCCAACATTAGCAATTAGGAAAGATCAGTGGGATCCAAACCAATGCTCTAAGAAGAGAGAACCTCATTCTGTTGCCGATGATTTAGATAAGATGAAtgtaaagaaaataagaaagacAATAGAGGGTTGTGAAATAGATGACCAGGAAAATCTTACTTCCGAAGATATCAAGGGGCATATGATGATAGGTGGAGTATGGAAGAAAGCTAGTGAGGAAGAACTACTTGCCATTGCATCAGCTGTAAGGATTTTAGTTTAG
- the LOC113732428 gene encoding uncharacterized protein, with translation MVGLSVGEKHFIKGGIEQDLRTDGRKRYTYRPIYIETGVIPQANGSARVKLGATDVIASAKAELGKPSPSYPDKGKVLINVDCSPTAEPAFEGRGGEELSSELSVALQRCLLGGKSGAGAGIDLSSLSIVEGKICWDLYIEGLVVSSDGNLLDALGAAVKAALSNTALPKVQVASAASDEQPEVDLSDEEFLQFDTSGIPAIITLTKVGKHYIVDGTSEEESQMSSAVSVSVNRQGRICGLTKRGGAGLNPSVILDMISVSKHLSEQLINKLDSEIAAAEACEEDEF, from the exons ATGGTGGGACTTTCCGTTGGAGAAAAGCATTTTATCAAGGGAGGCATTGAACAGGACCTCCGTACTGACGGCCGAAAACGCTACACTTATCGGCCCATTTACATTGAAACAGGTGTCATCCCTCAG GCTAATGGTTCAGCTAGAGTTAAGCTTGGTGCCACCGATGTTATCGCGAGTGCTAAG GCTGAACTTGGAAAGCCGAGCCCATCTTATCCGGATAAAGGGAAGGTATTAATCAACGTGGATTGCAGTCCCACGGCTGAGCCAGCATTTGAG GGTAGAGGAGGGGAAGAGCTGTCGTCAGAACTCTCAGTTGCTCTTCAGCGCTGTCTCTTGGGTGGTAAAAGTGGAGCAG GGGCTGGAATAGATCTCTCATCTCTTTCTATCGTTGAGGGGAAAATCTGTTGGGATCTTTATATAGAAGGTCTTGTTGTAAGTTCAGATGGGAATCTGTTAGATGCCTTGGGCGCTGCAGTCAAG GCTGCTCTGAGCAATACAGCTCTTCCAAAAGTCCAAGTGGCTTCAGCTGCCTCTGATGAGCAGCCAGAGGTTGATTTGAGTGATgaagaatttttgcaatttgacACCAGTGGAATTCCTGCCATTATAACTCTGACAAAG GTTGGTAAGCACTACATCGTGGATGGAACTTCGGAAGAAGAATCTCAGATGAGCTCAGCTGTCTCTGTTTCTGTGAATAGGCAAGGGCGCATATGTGGGCTGACAAAGCGAGGGGGTGCAGGCCTAAATCCATCTGTCATACTTGACATGATCTCTGTTTCTAAACATTTAAGTGAGCAGCTGATAAATAAGTTGGATTCCGAGATAGCTGCAGCAGAAGCTTgtgaagaagatgaattttga
- the LOC113732429 gene encoding uncharacterized protein isoform X2 gives MEPLLGFTEPPANDVVLDQSHSFKLVPWISWDEWDFVRISLFSSSPPSVASALQRITAWRSRGCLPVVVEVTASIVEIQQKDPFFRHDLPGEAVDSEEMLAMLYCMAIMRLVNGVIEKTRKKTEVSIAEAAGAIGIPRMLIDIRHEGSHRDLPSLHLVRLASMKALDWLKEYYWEPQKNAIPNQADVISNARVEIKHRLYELASCLRAKCGLRSGSSLVKGKLSKKQVNKLLKNVRRLYSSFSGEVVDVLLELLLKAMDLSNMVELCENQETSHRSETTPTVFNAWKPVVIKLFKKEPELLWSLLKAVLIKIETKGGNNNEIDEHLSSAHIDESHQIEQLATLFEWLVRNLSAVKPLELKNSGAECEDFLIEKNHPKATIFELLHKCLVTCSHGNLQLRTSALFLARILGDRSLISKLEKLLQLTGPDLDVSEAFPSNDSVSENFLSHEQESIDFAARSLELIKLRRRKTENLMSTNNNEKNTRWVIVKSWNPCPIGMLPQSLGSAGRFPVLDCNFEAPEIPTLAIRKDQWDPNQCSKKREPHSVADDLDKMNVKKIRKTIEGCEIDDQENLTSEDIKGHMMIGGVWKKASEEELLAIASAVRILV, from the exons ATTACGGCTTGGCGGAGCAGGGGATGCCTGCCTGTAGTGGTTGAAGTCACTGCGTCAATTGTAGAAATTCAGCAGAAAGATCCTTTTTTTAG GCATGACTTACCTGGAGAAGCTGTGGACTCAGAGGAAATGCTGGCCATGTTGTATTGTATGGCAATCATGAG GCTTGTCAATGGTGTCATTGAGAAAACTCGCAAGAAGACAGAGGTCTCAATAGCAGAGGCTGCTGGTGCTATTGGTATTCCACGTATGCTCATAGATATTCGTCATG AGGGCTCTCATCGTGATCTCCCTTCTCTTCACCTGGTTCGTCTTGCCTCCATGAAG GCACTTGATTGGTTGAAAGAATATTACTGGGAACCTCAGAAGAATGCTATTCCAAATCAAGCAGACGTAATTAGCAATGCTAGAGTGGAAATTAAGCATAGGTTATATGAACTGGCATCTTGTTTGAGAGCAAAGTGCGGCTTGAGATCAGGCTCTTCACTAGTTAAAGGGAAAC TTTCTAAGAAACAGGTAAACAAGCTGTTAAAGAATGTTCGACGGTTATATTCTTCCTTCTCTGGAGAAGTAGTAGATGTTCTACTGGAACTCTTGCTGAAGGCAATGGATTTGTCAAACATGGTGGAGCTCTGTGAGAATCAAGAAACCAGTCATAGATCTGAGACTACACCAACTGTGTTCAATGCATGGAAACCTGTTGTCATAAAATTGTTCAAGAAGGAACCAGAACTGCTTTGGAGTCTTCTGAAGGCTGTGCTTATAAAGATTGAGACCAAGGGAGGCAACAACAATGAAATAG ATGAGCACCTCTCCTCAGCCCATATTGATGAGTCTCACCAAATTGAACAACTTGCTACTCTATTTGAGTGGCTTGTCAGAAATCTTAGTGCAGTGAAGCCTTTGGAGCTCAAAAATTCTGGTGCCGAATGCGAAGATTTTCTTATAGAGAAGAATCATCCTAAAGCAACTATTTTTGAGCTTCTACATAAATGTCTTGTCACCTGCTCTCATGGCAACCTTCAGCTGAGGACTTCTGCTCTTTTTCTTGCCCGTATCCTGGGAGATAGATCTTTGATTTCTAAACTTGAGAAACTTTTACAGCTGACTGGACCGGATCTGGATGTTAGTGAAGCTTTCCCTTCCAATGATAGTGTCTCTGAGAACTTCCTTTCCCATGAACAAGAATCTATTGATTTTGCTGCCAGAAGCCTCGAGTTAATCAAACTTCGTCGGAGGAAGACTGAGAATTTGATGTCAACAAACAAcaatgagaaaaatacaagatgGGTGATCGTAAAATCTTGGAATCCATGTCCCATTGGTATGTTGCCTCAGTCCCTTGGTTCTGCTGGCCGATTTCCAGTTCTTGACTGCAACTTTGAAGCTCCTGAAATCCCAACATTAGCAATTAGGAAAGATCAGTGGGATCCAAACCAATGCTCTAAGAAGAGAGAACCTCATTCTGTTGCCGATGATTTAGATAAGATGAAtgtaaagaaaataagaaagacAATAGAGGGTTGTGAAATAGATGACCAGGAAAATCTTACTTCCGAAGATATCAAGGGGCATATGATGATAGGTGGAGTATGGAAGAAAGCTAGTGAGGAAGAACTACTTGCCATTGCATCAGCTGTAAGGATTTTAGTTTAG
- the LOC113732426 gene encoding protein IQ-DOMAIN 11, with amino-acid sequence MAKKKKSWFNLLRRIFIADTKSRKKDEKKGWAFGGFKSKRLASLSAPPPPKKSILGAPEEEKQNYAENGTINTTAAEISRTNTRDFRPGVSPRLSTQDKKESHEVSATNVFSPASQSHQCQLQIQHLAAIKIQSAFRGYLARKALRALKGLVRLQAIIRGWAVRRQAINTLKCLQSIVNIQSEFRAKRCDMVKTTQHNQENQVQDMTEKDIRIDTNSQRTWDDSTLSRDEANASSMNKRVASIRRERIKEYWLNHRRSTESEQSKQNVKQRYWLEQWMDSQLAKREDLRNIGTAFPVNAKAKEELAGRRLRLRIQKQYQIEGLDSPLNVPRRSFHRRQRSNGDEDSFVGSPSVPTYMAATESAKAKVRSMSSPRLRPICFDAYSEINSPYKHKLSPISSINSEATSCSQISKHYGFSQRSPCLKGIPGPIKSHRSLKEFNLIVESNKDQLNAYG; translated from the exons AtggcaaagaagaagaagagctgGTTCAATCTACTGAGGAGAATTTTCATTGCAGATACAAAATCAAGAAAG AAGGATGAAAAAAAAGGATGGGCATTTGGAGGATTTAAGAGCAAAAGATTAGCCTCTCTATCAGCACCACCACCTCCAAAGAAGAGCATACTAGGTGCACCTGAAGAAGAGAAGCAGAATTATGCAGAAAATGGAACCATTAACACTACGGCTGCAGAAATCTCTCGTACTAATACTCGAGATTTCAGGCCCGGTGTCAGCCCTCGATTGTCCACTCAAGACAAGAAAGAATCCCATGAAGTTTCAGCAACCAATGTCTTTAGCCCTGCTTCACAATCTCATCAATGCCAATTGCAGATCCAACATCTTGCAGCTATCAAAATTCAATCAGCATTTCGCGGATATCTA GCTAGAAAAGCTTTACGTGCACTGAAGGGACTAGTAAGGCTTCAGGCGATAATTCGCGGTTGGGCAGTTCGACGCCAAGCCATTAATACCCTCAAGTGTTTGCAAAGCATAGTGAACATTCAGTCAGAGTTTCGTGCCAAGAGATGTGATATGGTGAAGACCACTCAGCATAATCAAGAAAACCAGGTGCAGGACATGACAGAGAAGGACATAAGG ATTGATACAAATAGCCAGAGAACGTGGGATGATAGTACTTTGTCGAGGGATGAAGCAAATGCATCGTCCATGAACAAGAGGGTGGCTTCAATCAGGAGAGAAAGAATAAAGGAATACTGGTTAAATCATCGG AGGTCCACTGAGTCAGAACAAAGCAAGCAAAATGTAAAACAGAGATACTGGCTAGAACAATGGATGGATTCCCAGTTAGCTAAAAGAGAAGATCTTCGCAATATAGGAACAGCGTTCCCGGTAAATGCAAAGGCCAAAGAGGAACTAGCTGGCAGAAGACTCAGACTAAGAATTCAGAAACAATATCAGATTGAAGGATTGGATTCTCCTCTAAATGTTCCAAGAAGATCATTTCACAGGAGGCAACGTTCCAACGGAGATGAGGACTCTTTTGTAGGCTCTCCTTCTGTTCCAACATACATGGCAGCCACAGAATCTGCTAAGGCAAAAGTTAGATCAATGAGCTCACCCAGGCTAAGACCAATCTGTTTTGATGCTTACTCTGAGATCAATTCTCCATATAAGCATAAACTCTCTCCCATATCTTCCATTAATAGTGAGGCTACAAGCTGCAGTCAGATCAGCAAACACTATGGTTTCTCCCAAAGATCTCCATGCTTGAAAGGTATACCTGGTCCAATCAAGTCACATAGAAGTCTGAAGGAGTTCAACTTGATTGTAGAGAGTAATAAAGATCAACTGAATGCCTATGGATGA
- the LOC113732429 gene encoding uncharacterized protein isoform X3 yields the protein MLAMLYCMAIMRLVNGVIEKTRKKTEVSIAEAAGAIGIPRMLIDIRHEGSHRDLPSLHLVRLASMKALDWLKEYYWEPQKNAIPNQADVISNARVEIKHRLYELASCLRAKCGLRSGSSLVKGKRFKHLECLHGPNKFLSLMAMKHTNSKSSVSKKQVNKLLKNVRRLYSSFSGEVVDVLLELLLKAMDLSNMVELCENQETSHRSETTPTVFNAWKPVVIKLFKKEPELLWSLLKAVLIKIETKGGNNNEIDEHLSSAHIDESHQIEQLATLFEWLVRNLSAVKPLELKNSGAECEDFLIEKNHPKATIFELLHKCLVTCSHGNLQLRTSALFLARILGDRSLISKLEKLLQLTGPDLDVSEAFPSNDSVSENFLSHEQESIDFAARSLELIKLRRRKTENLMSTNNNEKNTRWVIVKSWNPCPIGMLPQSLGSAGRFPVLDCNFEAPEIPTLAIRKDQWDPNQCSKKREPHSVADDLDKMNVKKIRKTIEGCEIDDQENLTSEDIKGHMMIGGVWKKASEEELLAIASAVRILV from the exons ATGCTGGCCATGTTGTATTGTATGGCAATCATGAG GCTTGTCAATGGTGTCATTGAGAAAACTCGCAAGAAGACAGAGGTCTCAATAGCAGAGGCTGCTGGTGCTATTGGTATTCCACGTATGCTCATAGATATTCGTCATG AGGGCTCTCATCGTGATCTCCCTTCTCTTCACCTGGTTCGTCTTGCCTCCATGAAG GCACTTGATTGGTTGAAAGAATATTACTGGGAACCTCAGAAGAATGCTATTCCAAATCAAGCAGACGTAATTAGCAATGCTAGAGTGGAAATTAAGCATAGGTTATATGAACTGGCATCTTGTTTGAGAGCAAAGTGCGGCTTGAGATCAGGCTCTTCACTAGTTAAAGGGAAAC GATTTAAGCATTTAGAATGTCTTCATGGGCCTAACAAATTTCTCTCTTTAATGGCCATGAAGCATACCAATTCTAAATCTTCTG TTTCTAAGAAACAGGTAAACAAGCTGTTAAAGAATGTTCGACGGTTATATTCTTCCTTCTCTGGAGAAGTAGTAGATGTTCTACTGGAACTCTTGCTGAAGGCAATGGATTTGTCAAACATGGTGGAGCTCTGTGAGAATCAAGAAACCAGTCATAGATCTGAGACTACACCAACTGTGTTCAATGCATGGAAACCTGTTGTCATAAAATTGTTCAAGAAGGAACCAGAACTGCTTTGGAGTCTTCTGAAGGCTGTGCTTATAAAGATTGAGACCAAGGGAGGCAACAACAATGAAATAG ATGAGCACCTCTCCTCAGCCCATATTGATGAGTCTCACCAAATTGAACAACTTGCTACTCTATTTGAGTGGCTTGTCAGAAATCTTAGTGCAGTGAAGCCTTTGGAGCTCAAAAATTCTGGTGCCGAATGCGAAGATTTTCTTATAGAGAAGAATCATCCTAAAGCAACTATTTTTGAGCTTCTACATAAATGTCTTGTCACCTGCTCTCATGGCAACCTTCAGCTGAGGACTTCTGCTCTTTTTCTTGCCCGTATCCTGGGAGATAGATCTTTGATTTCTAAACTTGAGAAACTTTTACAGCTGACTGGACCGGATCTGGATGTTAGTGAAGCTTTCCCTTCCAATGATAGTGTCTCTGAGAACTTCCTTTCCCATGAACAAGAATCTATTGATTTTGCTGCCAGAAGCCTCGAGTTAATCAAACTTCGTCGGAGGAAGACTGAGAATTTGATGTCAACAAACAAcaatgagaaaaatacaagatgGGTGATCGTAAAATCTTGGAATCCATGTCCCATTGGTATGTTGCCTCAGTCCCTTGGTTCTGCTGGCCGATTTCCAGTTCTTGACTGCAACTTTGAAGCTCCTGAAATCCCAACATTAGCAATTAGGAAAGATCAGTGGGATCCAAACCAATGCTCTAAGAAGAGAGAACCTCATTCTGTTGCCGATGATTTAGATAAGATGAAtgtaaagaaaataagaaagacAATAGAGGGTTGTGAAATAGATGACCAGGAAAATCTTACTTCCGAAGATATCAAGGGGCATATGATGATAGGTGGAGTATGGAAGAAAGCTAGTGAGGAAGAACTACTTGCCATTGCATCAGCTGTAAGGATTTTAGTTTAG